One window of Candidatus Nitrospira kreftii genomic DNA carries:
- a CDS encoding Ribosomal protein S12 methylthiotransferase RimO — MIGAVPQKTTIGFVNLGCSKNQVDSEIMLGALVTEGFQLTSDPQKAEVVIVNTCGFIEEAKQESINTILEHGHLKKAGACRVLIAAGCLAQRYQGDLLKELPELDAVVGTGEFGKIAGICRDLLTPKKRHRRLWLSQPPYLYDELAPRVRLGTQHSAYVKIAEGCNRNCAFCAIPLMRGKQRSRPVHSIVAEAQQLAREGVKEINLISQDTINYGVDLGLRQGLVQLLRELVKVAGLQWIRPFYLYPQQVTDDLLDLYAGEEKITKYIDMPLQHINDRMLKRMHRLGDRTAIESLVERIRARIPQVTFRTAFIVGFPGETDAAFGELYKYVEQAQFDRVAVFLYSDEEGTSAVDLDEKVERDVMDERRNIILSMQESIAAAKGRAKIGSALDVLVDGRPEETESVLEGRHEGLAPEIDGVVYIDEGSTDIATQSASDQTVLHPTAGSFCKIRITDAAGFDLVGRIVTKSVS; from the coding sequence TTGATCGGAGCCGTTCCCCAGAAAACTACCATCGGCTTTGTGAATCTTGGCTGTTCAAAGAATCAAGTGGACTCAGAAATTATGCTGGGCGCGCTCGTCACCGAGGGCTTTCAGCTCACCAGTGATCCCCAAAAAGCCGAAGTGGTCATCGTCAATACTTGCGGCTTCATTGAAGAAGCGAAGCAAGAATCGATCAACACCATTCTCGAGCACGGCCATCTGAAGAAAGCAGGGGCTTGTCGAGTTCTGATTGCCGCTGGCTGTTTAGCTCAACGATATCAAGGGGACTTGCTGAAGGAATTACCGGAGCTAGACGCAGTGGTCGGCACCGGAGAGTTCGGCAAAATCGCGGGGATCTGCCGCGACCTCCTCACCCCCAAAAAACGACATCGTCGCCTTTGGCTGAGCCAACCGCCCTATCTTTATGACGAATTGGCGCCTCGCGTGAGACTGGGAACGCAACACAGCGCGTATGTGAAGATTGCAGAAGGTTGCAATCGCAACTGCGCCTTCTGTGCAATTCCACTGATGCGAGGCAAGCAGCGCAGCCGACCGGTGCACTCCATCGTCGCGGAAGCGCAACAGCTGGCACGCGAAGGGGTAAAGGAGATCAATCTTATCTCCCAGGACACGATCAACTACGGAGTCGATCTGGGGCTTCGCCAAGGCCTGGTTCAGCTACTCCGTGAGCTCGTAAAGGTAGCGGGTCTACAGTGGATCCGCCCTTTCTACCTCTATCCTCAGCAAGTCACGGATGATTTACTGGATCTGTATGCCGGAGAAGAAAAGATTACCAAGTACATTGATATGCCTCTTCAGCACATTAATGATCGCATGCTCAAGCGCATGCATCGGCTCGGTGATCGCACGGCAATTGAGTCACTGGTCGAGCGGATCCGTGCACGCATCCCCCAAGTAACCTTCCGGACAGCGTTCATTGTCGGATTTCCTGGAGAAACCGATGCAGCCTTCGGCGAGCTGTATAAGTATGTGGAGCAGGCGCAATTCGATCGGGTCGCGGTGTTTCTCTACTCCGATGAAGAAGGGACCTCCGCCGTCGACTTAGATGAAAAGGTCGAGCGAGACGTCATGGATGAGCGTCGGAACATCATCCTCTCAATGCAGGAGTCGATTGCAGCCGCCAAGGGCAGAGCCAAAATCGGCTCTGCCCTCGACGTGCTCGTCGACGGCCGACCCGAAGAAACCGAGAGTGTTCTAGAAGGGCGCCACGAGGGGCTCGCTCCGGAGATCGATGGTGTCGTCTACATCGATGAAGGGTCGACTGACATCGCGACGCAGTCTGCGTCGGACCAAACTGTTCTCCATCCCACGGCCGGATCCTTCTGCAAGATCAGGATTACCGATGCAGCGGGTTTCGACCTCGTCGGACGCATCGTCACGAAATCTGTCTCCTGA
- a CDS encoding Formyltetrahydrofolate deformylase codes for MTARKKDSIVLLIHCKDRPGIVARVSGFIHDFGGNILDSDHHTDEETNAFLMRMEFATEGFQIPPEDIPPAFKPIATVYDMRYEVHPCSRRTRVGMLVSKQDHCLADLLQRHRRDELHIDIPVIISNHDTCASWAELFKIPFTVCPVTKETKPQQEQQVLALLKEHRVELVVMARYMQILSADFLAQVGCPVINIHHSFLPAFIGANPYRQAYERGVKIIGATAHYATQDLDEGPIIEQDVIRVGHRDTVEDLVRKGRDLEEIVLARAVRRHIERRVLVYGKKTVVFD; via the coding sequence ATGACGGCACGAAAGAAAGATTCGATTGTTCTCCTGATCCATTGTAAGGACCGCCCGGGCATCGTCGCACGAGTGTCTGGGTTCATCCACGACTTCGGAGGCAACATTCTTGACTCCGACCACCATACGGACGAGGAAACAAACGCCTTTCTCATGCGGATGGAATTTGCCACCGAAGGATTCCAGATCCCTCCCGAAGACATCCCGCCGGCCTTTAAGCCCATCGCCACGGTGTACGACATGCGCTATGAAGTGCATCCTTGTAGCCGACGAACCCGTGTGGGAATGTTGGTGTCCAAGCAAGACCATTGTCTGGCCGATCTACTGCAGCGCCATCGCAGGGACGAGTTGCACATCGATATTCCCGTCATCATTTCGAATCACGACACCTGCGCGAGTTGGGCCGAGCTTTTCAAGATTCCATTCACCGTCTGTCCGGTGACCAAGGAGACTAAACCTCAGCAAGAGCAACAGGTCTTGGCGCTGTTGAAAGAGCATCGCGTGGAACTCGTCGTGATGGCTCGCTACATGCAGATTCTCTCTGCTGACTTTCTGGCCCAGGTGGGCTGCCCGGTCATCAACATTCACCACTCGTTCCTCCCGGCCTTTATCGGTGCCAATCCATACCGCCAGGCCTATGAACGGGGCGTGAAGATCATCGGCGCGACGGCGCACTACGCGACCCAAGATCTGGACGAGGGGCCTATCATCGAGCAAGATGTAATTCGCGTAGGACACCGAGACACGGTGGAAGATCTTGTGCGGAAAGGACGGGACCTTGAGGAGATCGTGCTGGCAAGGGCGGTTCGGCGGCACATCGAGCGACGTGTCTTGGTTTATGGGAAGAAGACCGTGGTGTTCGACTGA
- a CDS encoding hypothetical protein (conserved protein of unknown function) codes for MPLRVRLTLWYGSALALVLIIFSVVLYAMTARNLRDAVDESLEDTATIAVRSLEERGFLPLLNEKELLSQFPELARIDKFFQIFSPSGTITISSPNIKHHDVPLSRTALEVAFSGQSIFESAKYPNEPPLRVISVPIMYRDNLLYIVQVGTSMESVGETLHRFLVLLVVAIPIALAVSLAGGWFLAGRALRPVDEITLAARRIAAGDLSQRLSMPTAQDEIGRLAATFNNMIGRLDASFRQIRQFTSDASHELRTPLTVMKGETDLILRRSRPLEDYKTVLESNLEEIDRMTRIVDELLFLSRADMGEVKMEALPVALQALVEDVHRQAKLLGHDRDIEVVLGTVMPVVVHGDDLRLRELLLNLVENAMKYSHAGGKVEIALLKDGREARLSITDHGIGIAPADHQKIFQRFFRTDVARTHTKKGTGLGLAICAWIADLHKGRVEVQSDLGQGSTFTVVLPLAHSSA; via the coding sequence ATGCCGCTACGTGTCCGGCTGACTCTCTGGTACGGGAGCGCGCTCGCCCTGGTCTTGATCATTTTCTCCGTCGTCCTATATGCCATGACGGCGCGAAATCTCCGCGACGCCGTCGATGAATCCCTTGAAGACACGGCCACCATTGCTGTGCGTTCACTTGAAGAACGGGGGTTCCTTCCTCTCCTTAATGAAAAGGAATTGCTCTCTCAATTTCCCGAGCTCGCGCGAATCGACAAGTTCTTCCAGATTTTCAGCCCCTCCGGCACGATTACCATCAGCTCTCCGAACATCAAGCACCACGATGTTCCACTCAGCCGCACGGCGCTTGAGGTCGCCTTCTCAGGGCAGAGTATTTTTGAGTCGGCCAAGTACCCGAATGAGCCGCCGCTACGAGTCATATCGGTGCCGATCATGTATCGGGACAATTTGTTGTACATCGTGCAGGTCGGGACTTCGATGGAATCAGTCGGCGAGACTTTGCACCGGTTCTTGGTCCTACTGGTCGTTGCCATCCCAATCGCCTTGGCCGTCTCTCTGGCTGGAGGGTGGTTTTTGGCAGGGAGAGCCTTGCGGCCCGTCGATGAGATCACCCTCGCGGCACGGCGCATTGCCGCAGGAGATCTCAGCCAGCGTCTTAGTATGCCGACAGCTCAGGACGAGATCGGTCGACTTGCCGCGACATTCAACAATATGATCGGCCGACTGGATGCGTCGTTTCGGCAGATCCGTCAATTCACCAGCGATGCGTCACACGAATTGAGGACGCCCCTGACCGTGATGAAAGGTGAGACCGATTTGATTCTGCGTCGATCTCGCCCGCTCGAAGATTACAAGACGGTGCTGGAGAGCAATCTGGAAGAGATCGATCGGATGACCCGCATCGTCGATGAATTGCTGTTTCTTTCTCGTGCCGACATGGGTGAAGTCAAAATGGAGGCCTTACCGGTTGCCCTGCAGGCGCTGGTCGAAGACGTTCATCGTCAGGCGAAGTTGCTGGGGCATGACCGAGATATCGAAGTGGTGCTTGGAACAGTCATGCCGGTCGTCGTCCATGGGGACGACTTGCGCCTGCGCGAACTGTTGCTCAATCTTGTCGAGAATGCGATGAAGTATTCACACGCGGGTGGCAAAGTGGAAATCGCCTTGTTGAAAGACGGACGGGAAGCGCGGCTCTCCATCACCGACCATGGCATCGGCATTGCCCCGGCCGACCATCAGAAGATTTTCCAGCGGTTCTTCCGGACCGACGTGGCTCGAACCCACACGAAGAAGGGAACGGGACTCGGTCTTGCCATCTGTGCTTGGATCGCAGATCTGCACAAAGGCCGGGTGGAGGTTCAAAGTGATTTGGGTCAGGGCTCCACCTTCACCGTGGTGCTCCCACTCGCTCACTCCTCCGCTTAA